In a single window of the Armatimonadia bacterium genome:
- a CDS encoding prepilin-type N-terminal cleavage/methylation domain-containing protein codes for MRECRRGFTLIELLVVVAILAILAGLLFPVFARAREKARSTVCLSNLRQLGAAMAMYCQDYDGRFPWGVDPADRYCPEIWSGYPQWQAQLAVMPFLHDALNPYVRSHQAWHCPSDTGYSVLEDTNSTLKAEPTSYEVFDTSYVWRTEICFVGATTESLRDPSGTNVLFDGHGGWHGGRSYEARRWNMLFGDFHVKQVNRTAYEKAWLTPLQ; via the coding sequence GTGCGAGAGTGTCGGCGTGGCTTCACGCTCATCGAGTTGCTGGTGGTGGTCGCGATCCTGGCGATCCTGGCCGGCCTGCTGTTCCCCGTCTTCGCGCGTGCGAGGGAGAAGGCACGGTCGACGGTCTGCCTGTCGAACCTGCGGCAACTCGGCGCAGCGATGGCGATGTACTGCCAGGACTATGACGGGCGATTCCCCTGGGGCGTCGACCCGGCGGACCGCTACTGCCCGGAGATCTGGAGCGGATACCCGCAGTGGCAGGCCCAACTGGCGGTGATGCCTTTCCTGCACGATGCCCTTAACCCTTATGTTCGCAGTCACCAGGCGTGGCACTGCCCTTCCGACACGGGATACAGCGTGCTGGAGGACACGAACTCGACCTTGAAGGCCGAGCCGACCTCCTACGAGGTGTTCGACACCAGCTATGTATGGAGGACGGAGATCTGCTTTGTGGGGGCGACGACGGAGTCTTTGCGCGACCCAAGCGGCACCAATGTGCTGTTCGACGGGCACGGTGGTTGGCATGGCGGCAGGAGCTACGAGGCGAGGCGCTGGAACATGCTGTTTGGCGATTTCCATGTGAAGCAGGTCAACCGGACAGCCTATGAGAAGGCGTGGCTAACGCCCCTGCAGTAG
- a CDS encoding ribonuclease HII: MAAQGYRAVAGVDEVGRGCLAGPVVAAAVVMPDAPAVPHVTDSKQLTPAQREEIAAQIREVALGIGLGIVAASAIDATNILRATHAAMRTALQDLGSGVDYALVDGRPVPNLPVESQAVVGGDRRCYCIAAASIIAKVYRDTIMECLECYYPGYGFAEHKGYVTAQHCEALERLGPCPAHRLSFEPLRSRSQGRLDL; encoded by the coding sequence ATGGCGGCTCAGGGCTACCGGGCAGTGGCGGGAGTCGATGAAGTCGGTCGCGGCTGCCTGGCTGGCCCGGTTGTTGCAGCGGCTGTGGTGATGCCCGATGCACCGGCAGTGCCGCATGTGACCGATTCGAAGCAGCTCACTCCAGCCCAGCGGGAGGAGATTGCGGCGCAGATTCGTGAGGTGGCCCTGGGCATCGGCCTGGGGATCGTTGCTGCCTCGGCGATCGACGCCACCAACATCCTCCGGGCGACCCATGCGGCGATGCGCACTGCGCTGCAGGACCTGGGAAGTGGCGTGGACTATGCGCTGGTGGACGGCCGTCCGGTCCCGAACCTGCCCGTGGAGAGCCAGGCGGTCGTTGGCGGAGACCGGCGCTGCTATTGCATCGCGGCGGCCTCGATCATCGCCAAAGTGTATCGGGATACCATCATGGAGTGCCTGGAGTGCTACTACCCGGGCTACGGGTTCGCGGAGCACAAGGGGTATGTGACGGCTCAGCACTGTGAGGCCCTGGAGAGACTGGGACCGTGTCCGGCACACCGTCTGAGCTTTGAGCCCCTACGGTCGCGTAGTCAGGGCAGGCTGGACCTGTAA